The following proteins come from a genomic window of Paenibacillus wynnii:
- a CDS encoding response regulator transcription factor has translation MIKVLIVDDEPKLREGLRTLIPWEKHGFTVVATAANGLQALEKYHTYYPELMVVDIRMPGMDGLELIGELRKEGSGCHVLILSGHADFDYAKKAIVHRVDGYLLKPVDEDEMISYLEQLREAIAQEDRYSRWYEDEPARNREAMLRSLLVPAEGESDLKKYTSALGLDSGSCEVVLIELLETGNATEEQTAGIRAILEQHFLKKETGFFFNIPPYMGGLLKRPLLQESDRLELYGELAALLIKENYKFNVAAGGAVSQAEASFVSYTAAQELLNRAFFFRKNTIISPDSTPLSDLRKDVIEQPKEVSENAETRLLLAVETGSTAVIETLVKEKVQELMAENSDEGRIKETFVRLLSTVLARLEPAYPEIRSYAADHTPPIGELYHSYYLSDLQEQAIAFLEEIAGQMNIGGRGNEIKKITELIQRRYNENLKLETLSELFNYNSAYLGKMFKSTTGEYFNTYVDKVRIEKAKQFLTQGMKVYEVAEKVGYMNPDYFNAKFRKYVGVSPTSYRKST, from the coding sequence ATGATCAAGGTACTGATTGTTGATGATGAGCCGAAGCTGCGCGAAGGGCTGCGAACACTAATTCCTTGGGAAAAACATGGATTTACAGTAGTGGCTACTGCGGCTAATGGTTTACAGGCTTTGGAGAAATATCATACCTATTACCCAGAACTGATGGTAGTGGATATTCGTATGCCGGGTATGGACGGCTTAGAGTTGATTGGTGAGCTTCGTAAAGAAGGCTCAGGATGTCATGTGCTTATTTTAAGTGGACATGCCGATTTTGATTATGCCAAAAAAGCTATAGTCCATCGAGTGGACGGATATCTATTGAAGCCAGTGGATGAAGATGAGATGATCTCCTATCTAGAGCAGCTTCGGGAGGCAATCGCGCAGGAGGATCGATACAGCCGCTGGTATGAGGATGAACCGGCCAGAAACCGAGAGGCCATGCTTCGATCGTTACTAGTACCAGCAGAAGGGGAGTCGGACCTTAAGAAGTATACATCGGCTCTTGGTTTGGATTCTGGAAGCTGTGAAGTTGTTCTGATTGAGCTACTGGAAACGGGAAACGCCACGGAGGAGCAGACCGCGGGGATCAGGGCGATCCTGGAGCAGCACTTTTTGAAAAAGGAAACAGGATTTTTCTTCAACATACCGCCGTATATGGGAGGTTTGTTAAAAAGGCCGCTGCTGCAGGAGTCTGACAGATTAGAATTATACGGGGAACTCGCAGCACTCTTGATCAAGGAGAACTACAAGTTCAACGTAGCTGCAGGAGGGGCTGTGTCCCAGGCGGAAGCTTCTTTTGTTTCCTACACTGCGGCTCAGGAGTTGTTGAATCGGGCTTTTTTCTTCCGGAAAAATACAATAATTAGCCCTGACTCCACACCCCTTTCAGATCTACGTAAAGATGTGATTGAGCAACCTAAAGAGGTTAGCGAAAATGCCGAAACCCGTCTGCTGCTGGCGGTAGAGACAGGGAGCACTGCTGTTATTGAAACTTTGGTAAAGGAAAAGGTTCAGGAACTGATGGCTGAGAATTCGGATGAAGGGCGGATCAAGGAGACCTTTGTCCGTCTGTTGAGCACTGTTCTGGCCCGTCTGGAGCCAGCCTACCCGGAAATTCGCAGCTATGCAGCAGATCACACCCCTCCGATAGGGGAGCTGTACCATAGTTATTATCTGAGCGATTTGCAGGAGCAGGCCATTGCTTTTTTGGAAGAAATAGCGGGTCAAATGAATATTGGCGGACGGGGAAATGAGATTAAGAAAATTACAGAGCTTATTCAGCGTCGGTATAACGAGAACCTGAAGCTGGAGACTTTATCCGAATTGTTCAATTACAACAGCGCTTATCTGGGGAAAATGTTCAAGAGCACCACAGGAGAGTATTTCAATACCTATGTTGATAAGGTCAGAATTGAGAAGGCCAAGCAGTTTTTGACCCAAGGAATGAAGGTGTACGAGGTGGCAGAGAAGGTTGGTTATATGAATCCAGATTATTTTAACGCTAAATTTCGTAAATATGTCGGGGTTTCTCCAACCTCTTATCGCAAGAGCACATAA
- a CDS encoding sensor histidine kinase — MFHWGVKLLNDIKIRNKLLLSFLLITMLPVSIVGAYLTLEMRSMAFENAIEQASINVDRVKKRTEEVIGVSQDISYRLSNDARLKRLAVRRFESIYDVVQAYQDYPDIREYLRLYKEVSNIRLYLDNKTLLNNWELLNPSEEIKASEWFQRGQMSDSMVGWEYIEDERDHLKYLSLTRKIELEGYNKTGLLVINVNSAQLRSILNQESFETFIVDDQNNIIAANRKELTGKKLADISFDNEILGQGNGSYEAKVDGKNSKILIEELTPESSRNSLRIISVFSIESIVKEPNQIIRLALMVIIISVILAFLLVFSFSTLFSRRLLRLSKHINRVGAGDFDTTLKIDGKDEIGLLARQFNSMVRSINDLMYEVQKSNNQNILLEQKQNDIRFKMLASQINPHFLFNALESIRMEAHMNGQTEIARVVRLLGKMMRSNLEVGKSKIPLKQELEMVRCYLDIQQFRYEERLQYQFNVDPATESLYMPPLIIQPLVENAVIHGLDNKMEGAFVTVDIQKIEGHAHFTIRDNGVGITQERLEQVRTTLNKQEEEGDRIGLRNVHDRLKLSYGEQYGLNIDSYGNDGTHITFRIPMEEGNI; from the coding sequence ATGTTTCACTGGGGAGTCAAACTGCTAAATGATATCAAAATACGTAATAAGCTGCTGCTTTCATTTCTGCTCATTACGATGCTGCCCGTATCGATCGTTGGCGCCTATTTAACACTGGAAATGAGATCCATGGCGTTCGAAAATGCTATTGAGCAGGCATCCATCAACGTGGACCGGGTCAAAAAAAGAACCGAAGAAGTAATCGGCGTATCCCAGGATATTTCGTATCGCCTGTCGAACGATGCCAGGTTGAAGAGATTGGCGGTCCGTCGATTTGAAAGTATATATGATGTAGTTCAGGCTTATCAGGATTATCCTGATATACGCGAGTACTTAAGACTATATAAAGAAGTATCCAATATACGGTTGTACCTTGATAATAAAACACTGCTGAACAACTGGGAGCTATTGAACCCTTCTGAAGAGATCAAGGCAAGTGAATGGTTCCAGAGGGGTCAGATGTCAGACAGCATGGTCGGATGGGAGTATATTGAGGATGAGCGTGATCACCTCAAATACCTGAGTCTTACCCGTAAAATCGAGCTGGAGGGCTACAATAAAACGGGCCTTCTAGTAATCAACGTGAACAGCGCTCAACTACGGTCCATCCTGAATCAGGAATCCTTCGAGACGTTTATCGTAGATGATCAGAATAATATTATAGCGGCTAACCGCAAGGAACTGACCGGGAAAAAGCTGGCCGACATTTCATTTGATAACGAAATTCTGGGTCAGGGAAACGGCAGTTATGAAGCAAAGGTAGACGGCAAAAATTCCAAAATACTAATTGAGGAATTAACACCGGAGTCGAGCCGGAACAGTCTGCGGATTATCTCCGTTTTCTCAATAGAAAGTATTGTAAAAGAACCTAACCAGATTATCCGGCTTGCGCTGATGGTAATTATAATAAGTGTTATATTGGCCTTCTTATTGGTATTTAGTTTTTCAACGTTATTTTCAAGACGTTTGTTAAGACTCAGCAAACATATCAACCGTGTTGGAGCGGGTGATTTCGATACGACGCTGAAAATCGATGGCAAAGATGAAATTGGGCTGCTTGCCCGTCAATTCAATTCCATGGTACGTAGTATCAATGATTTGATGTATGAAGTTCAGAAGTCTAACAATCAGAATATCCTTTTGGAGCAGAAGCAGAACGATATTCGCTTTAAAATGCTGGCCAGCCAGATTAATCCCCACTTCCTATTCAATGCATTGGAGTCCATCCGAATGGAGGCCCACATGAATGGACAGACGGAGATTGCTCGTGTAGTCCGTCTGCTTGGGAAAATGATGCGCAGTAATCTGGAAGTAGGCAAGAGCAAGATTCCGTTGAAACAAGAGCTTGAAATGGTTCGCTGTTATTTAGATATTCAGCAATTTCGTTATGAAGAGCGGCTTCAATATCAATTTAATGTAGACCCTGCAACAGAGAGTCTCTATATGCCGCCGTTAATTATACAGCCTCTGGTCGAGAATGCAGTCATCCATGGGCTGGACAACAAAATGGAAGGAGCTTTTGTAACGGTGGATATACAAAAAATCGAAGGACATGCCCATTTCACCATCCGAGACAACGGTGTCGGTATTACCCAGGAACGACTTGAACAGGTAAGAACAACCTTGAATAAACAGGAAGAGGAAGGTGACCGAATTGGACTACGGAATGTCCATGACCGGTTGAAGTTATCCTACGGTGAACAATACGGACTGAACATCGACAGCTATGGAAATGATGGTACGCATATCACCTTCCGTATCCCGATGGAGGAGGGGAATATATGA
- the xylB gene encoding xylulokinase — MKYVIGIDLGTSAVKSVLVDQKGTVIGEHSEAYPLSRPQPGWSEQNPEDWVKGTLTSLRRLMEGTGIEASMIDGISFSGQMHGLVLVDSEGTVLRPAMLWNDTRTTAQCRRIESTLGPKLLEIARNRALEGFTLPKILWVQENEPELLSQAYQFLLPKDYVRYRLTGDYAMDYSDAAGTLLLDVGSKQWSAEIAAAFNLPISLFPRLVESFESTGTLLPEIAEVSGLLPTTQVFAGGADNACGALGAGILGEGRTMCSIGTSGVVLSYETNKDLNLEGKVHFFNHGEKDAYYIMGVTLAAGHSLNWFKETFAADKSFDELLNGVDSIPAGSAGLLFTPYIVGERTPHPDADIRGSFIGMDSGHTQSHFARAVLEGITFSLRESIEIVRESGKEITEIVAIGGGAKNEAWLQMQADIFNASIVKLESEQGPAMGAAMLAAYGSGWFSSLGECADAFIRQAGRYTPNPEQATLYNELFSLYQEVYGATRELNKKLAAYRK, encoded by the coding sequence ATGAAATATGTAATTGGTATTGATCTAGGCACCAGTGCTGTGAAGTCGGTTCTCGTAGACCAGAAGGGAACAGTCATCGGCGAGCATTCGGAAGCTTACCCGCTGAGCAGACCGCAGCCGGGATGGAGCGAGCAGAACCCTGAGGATTGGGTTAAGGGTACACTTACCAGCCTTCGCCGCTTAATGGAAGGTACAGGAATAGAGGCTTCCATGATCGACGGAATCAGCTTTTCAGGGCAAATGCATGGGCTTGTATTAGTTGATAGTGAAGGTACAGTATTGCGTCCAGCTATGTTATGGAATGATACCCGTACTACTGCTCAATGCCGCAGAATTGAGAGCACCCTCGGTCCGAAGCTGCTGGAAATCGCTAGAAACCGTGCGTTAGAAGGCTTTACACTACCTAAGATCCTTTGGGTGCAGGAGAATGAGCCCGAACTGCTGTCCCAGGCTTATCAATTCCTGCTGCCTAAGGATTATGTGCGCTATCGTCTAACGGGTGATTATGCTATGGATTATTCGGATGCTGCAGGAACACTTCTGCTCGATGTAGGATCCAAACAATGGAGTGCCGAAATTGCGGCAGCCTTCAATTTGCCGATATCTCTCTTCCCGAGACTTGTGGAGTCATTTGAATCAACAGGCACTTTATTGCCTGAAATTGCTGAAGTCTCCGGTCTGCTGCCAACGACCCAAGTATTTGCGGGCGGTGCGGATAATGCATGCGGAGCGCTTGGAGCAGGGATACTGGGTGAAGGTAGAACGATGTGCAGTATTGGAACCTCAGGAGTAGTATTGTCTTATGAGACCAATAAGGATTTGAATCTGGAAGGTAAAGTTCACTTCTTCAATCACGGAGAGAAGGATGCCTATTACATTATGGGTGTTACCCTTGCGGCTGGACACAGTCTCAACTGGTTCAAGGAAACCTTTGCTGCTGATAAGAGCTTTGATGAATTGCTGAATGGCGTGGATTCTATTCCTGCCGGAAGCGCGGGGCTATTGTTCACACCTTATATTGTTGGTGAGCGCACACCGCATCCGGACGCAGATATCCGCGGGAGCTTTATTGGTATGGATTCAGGACATACTCAGTCCCACTTTGCCCGTGCAGTATTAGAGGGAATCACCTTCTCACTACGTGAGTCCATTGAAATCGTGCGTGAATCCGGTAAAGAGATCACCGAGATCGTAGCCATCGGTGGAGGCGCCAAGAATGAAGCCTGGTTGCAAATGCAGGCTGATATCTTTAATGCGTCTATTGTGAAGCTCGAAAGTGAGCAAGGCCCGGCGATGGGTGCGGCTATGCTTGCAGCATATGGCAGCGGCTGGTTCTCTTCTCTTGGAGAATGTGCCGATGCCTTCATTCGCCAGGCTGGACGGTATACACCGAATCCGGAGCAGGCGACCCTCTACAATGAGCTGTTTAGCTTATATCAGGAAGTATATGGAGCCACTCGTGAGTTGAATAAAAAACTGGCAGCTTACCGTAAATAA